From Actinomyces sp. oral taxon 171 str. F0337, one genomic window encodes:
- the valS gene encoding valine--tRNA ligase — translation MSETPTSHAAPPSSSSRLLPSEPHSPRVPAKVSTDGLETTWGERWESEGTYAFDRSAERAEVFSIDTPPPTVSGSLHVGHVFSYTHTDTVARFQRMRGKAVFYPMGWDDNGLPTERRVQNYFGVRCDPSLPYDPDFTPPHTGGEGKSIKARDQVPVSRRNFVELCERLTVEDEKQFEALWRRLGLSVDWSHTYQTIGERARKVAQTAFLHNLERGEAYQAAAPGLWDVTFQTAVAQAELESREYPGFYHRLAFHIVDEEAAAKAEAAGAPVEGGVDVCIETTRPELLPACVALVAHPDDERYQPLFGTTVSSPVFGVEVPVLPHPAAEKDKGAGIAMCCTFGDTTDIDWWRDLQLPLRAILRKDGRVETETPEWITSEAGREMYEDMAGKTAFSAREALVARLAQTGEMRGEPVKTVRQTNFFEKGDKPLEIVTSRQWYIRNGGKEWTNPASGTDLREELLERGRQLEFHPDFMRVRYENWVRGLNNDWLVSRQRFFGVPFPLWYEVDADGEVDYDAILTPAESELPVDPSSDVPAGYTEDQRGEPGGFVGELDIMDTWATSSLSPQLASGWLSDEDLFGRVYPMDLRPQGQDIIRTWLFTSVVRADLEFAALPWTNAGLSGWILDSDHKKMSKSKGNVVTPMGLLEQYGSDAVRYWASSARLGLDAAFEETQIKIGRRLAIKVLNASKFALSMGIPWDADEATVAAAPAPCLDASVVSEPIDRAVLAALADVVDAATAAFEEFGHARALEVTESFFWTFCDDYIELVKDRANDFDGSHDADAVRSARATLAIAVDTFVRLLAPFLPFATEEVWSWYRSGSVHRAAWPQSGGLREASAGADAELVARAGVALAALRKVKSEAKTSQKTPILSVALAVAVDRPEYAEAVEAVRADLTEAAKVTGPFTVEQVAPTADSAEGASPVAVTAAELGEAPAKKK, via the coding sequence ATGTCTGAGACCCCCACGAGCCACGCCGCTCCCCCGTCATCGTCCAGCCGCCTGCTGCCCTCCGAGCCCCACAGCCCGCGAGTGCCGGCCAAGGTGTCGACCGACGGCCTGGAGACCACCTGGGGCGAGCGCTGGGAGTCCGAGGGGACCTACGCCTTCGACCGCAGCGCCGAGCGCGCCGAGGTCTTCTCCATCGACACCCCGCCGCCGACGGTCTCCGGCTCCCTGCACGTGGGGCACGTCTTCTCCTACACCCACACCGACACCGTGGCCCGCTTCCAGCGCATGCGCGGCAAGGCGGTGTTCTACCCCATGGGCTGGGACGACAACGGCCTGCCCACCGAGCGCCGCGTCCAGAACTACTTCGGGGTGCGCTGCGACCCCTCCCTGCCCTATGACCCGGACTTCACGCCCCCGCACACCGGCGGGGAGGGCAAGTCGATCAAGGCCCGCGACCAGGTGCCGGTCTCGCGTCGCAACTTCGTCGAGCTGTGCGAGCGCCTCACGGTGGAGGACGAGAAGCAGTTCGAGGCCCTGTGGCGCAGGCTCGGTCTGAGCGTGGACTGGTCGCACACCTACCAGACCATCGGCGAGCGGGCCCGCAAGGTCGCCCAGACCGCCTTCCTGCACAACCTCGAGCGCGGGGAGGCCTACCAGGCGGCGGCGCCGGGCCTGTGGGACGTCACCTTCCAGACGGCGGTGGCCCAGGCAGAGCTGGAGTCTCGCGAGTACCCCGGCTTCTACCACCGTCTGGCCTTCCACATCGTCGATGAGGAGGCCGCCGCCAAGGCCGAGGCCGCCGGTGCCCCGGTGGAGGGCGGCGTCGACGTGTGCATCGAGACCACCCGCCCCGAGCTGCTGCCCGCCTGCGTGGCCCTGGTGGCCCACCCCGACGACGAGCGCTACCAGCCCCTGTTCGGCACCACCGTGTCCTCCCCCGTCTTCGGCGTCGAGGTGCCGGTCCTGCCGCACCCGGCTGCGGAGAAGGACAAGGGCGCCGGGATCGCCATGTGCTGCACCTTCGGTGACACCACGGACATCGACTGGTGGCGCGACCTGCAGCTGCCGCTGCGCGCGATCCTGCGCAAGGACGGGCGCGTCGAGACCGAGACTCCCGAGTGGATCACCTCCGAGGCCGGCCGTGAGATGTACGAGGACATGGCCGGTAAGACCGCCTTCTCCGCCCGCGAGGCCCTCGTGGCCCGTCTGGCTCAGACAGGCGAGATGCGCGGCGAGCCCGTCAAGACGGTGCGTCAAACGAACTTCTTCGAGAAGGGCGACAAGCCCCTGGAGATCGTCACCTCCCGCCAGTGGTACATCCGCAACGGCGGTAAGGAGTGGACGAACCCGGCCTCCGGCACCGATCTGCGCGAGGAGCTGCTCGAGCGCGGCCGCCAGCTGGAGTTCCACCCCGACTTCATGCGCGTGCGCTACGAGAACTGGGTGCGCGGCCTCAACAACGACTGGCTGGTCTCGCGTCAGCGCTTCTTCGGCGTCCCCTTCCCGCTGTGGTACGAGGTCGACGCCGACGGCGAGGTCGACTACGACGCGATCCTGACGCCGGCCGAGTCCGAGCTTCCTGTGGACCCGTCCTCAGACGTCCCGGCCGGCTACACCGAGGACCAGCGCGGCGAGCCCGGCGGCTTCGTCGGCGAGCTCGACATCATGGACACCTGGGCCACCTCGTCCCTGTCGCCCCAGCTGGCCTCGGGCTGGCTGAGCGATGAGGACCTCTTCGGCCGGGTCTACCCGATGGACCTGCGCCCACAGGGTCAGGACATCATCCGCACCTGGCTGTTCACCTCGGTGGTGCGCGCGGACCTGGAGTTCGCGGCCCTGCCGTGGACGAACGCCGGCCTGTCGGGCTGGATCCTGGACTCCGACCACAAGAAGATGTCCAAGTCGAAGGGCAATGTCGTCACCCCCATGGGCCTGCTGGAGCAGTACGGCTCCGACGCCGTGCGCTACTGGGCAAGCTCGGCCCGCCTGGGCCTGGACGCGGCCTTCGAGGAGACCCAGATCAAGATCGGCCGTCGCCTGGCCATCAAGGTCCTCAACGCCTCCAAGTTCGCCCTGTCTATGGGGATCCCCTGGGACGCCGACGAGGCCACCGTGGCCGCGGCCCCCGCCCCCTGTCTGGATGCCTCGGTGGTCAGCGAGCCGATCGATCGCGCGGTCCTGGCGGCCCTGGCCGACGTCGTCGACGCCGCCACGGCGGCCTTCGAGGAGTTCGGCCACGCCCGGGCCCTGGAGGTCACCGAGTCCTTCTTCTGGACCTTCTGCGACGACTACATCGAGCTGGTCAAGGACCGGGCCAACGACTTCGACGGCTCTCACGACGCCGACGCCGTCCGCTCGGCGCGGGCGACGCTGGCGATCGCCGTAGACACCTTCGTGCGCCTGCTGGCCCCCTTCCTGCCCTTCGCCACCGAGGAGGTGTGGAGCTGGTACCGCAGCGGCTCGGTGCACCGGGCGGCCTGGCCGCAGTCCGGCGGTCTGCGGGAGGCCTCCGCCGGGGCCGACGCAGAGCTCGTCGCTCGCGCGGGAGTCGCCCTGGCGGCGCTGCGCAAGGTGAAGTCGGAGGCCAAGACGAGCCAGAAGACTCCGATCCTCTCGGTGGCGCTGGCCGTTGCTGTCGACCGGCCCGAGTACGCAGAGGCCGTCGAGGCGGTGCGTGCAGACCTGACGGAGGCCGCCAAGGTGACCGGCCCCTTCACCGTGGAGCAGGTCGCCCCGACAGCCGACTCGGCTGAAGGCGCTTCCCCGGTGGCCGTGACCGCCGCCGAGCTCGGCGAGGCCCCGGCCAAGAAGAAGTGA
- a CDS encoding AMP-dependent synthetase/ligase — translation MAGGVSSTEIPFQPEAHWSVPWLLADRIARSGDRPLVARKSSLSGDWQEVSARAFGEEVAHVAAGLIGMGLEAGTAVGIMAHTSYDWFLLDMAIARAGLISVPIYETSSAEQVEWIVTDSDVRLVITESGTLAELVRGAVAGIEQTVKVLALDSDAITTIVQAGSGVSPSQVDQRSNALTVDDVYSIIYTSGTTGRPKGVELTHRNAVGIPYHGVRYLPGVLWGGNVRLLLFLPLAHVYARCLQLLSLAGEGVLGHTPDAKTLLPDLQSFAPSYILAVPRVLEKIYNAADAKAGSGAKLKLFRWAAKVAIAHSRALDTPQGPSRSLRRARAVADRLVFRKIRGLMGPNARFIISGGGPLGQRLGHFYRGLGLVVLEGYGLTETIGPVSVNTDWLNKIGTVGPPACGNEIRIGEDDEIQVRGLGVFSAYHNNSEATAEAFTADGWFRTGDIGALDDDGYLRITGRKKELIVTAGGKNVAPTQLEDRLRGHPLISQVLVIGDGEPFISALITLDKEMLPQWLRNHGLAAMDVVEASSHPQVLAALDRAVARTNRAVSRAESIRTFRVLATDFTEANGLLTPSLKVKRGPVMEAHADVIADIYSSTRKGPRE, via the coding sequence ATGGCCGGCGGGGTCTCCAGCACCGAGATCCCCTTCCAGCCTGAGGCGCACTGGTCGGTTCCGTGGCTGCTCGCCGACCGCATCGCCCGCAGCGGTGACCGGCCGCTCGTGGCCCGCAAGTCGTCCCTGTCCGGGGACTGGCAAGAGGTCTCGGCCCGAGCCTTCGGCGAGGAGGTGGCCCACGTGGCCGCAGGCCTCATCGGCATGGGGCTCGAGGCGGGCACCGCCGTCGGCATCATGGCGCACACCTCCTACGACTGGTTCCTCCTGGACATGGCCATCGCCCGCGCGGGTCTTATCTCGGTGCCCATCTACGAGACGAGCTCGGCTGAGCAGGTCGAGTGGATCGTCACCGACTCCGATGTGCGTCTGGTCATCACCGAGAGCGGCACGCTGGCCGAGCTCGTACGCGGCGCCGTCGCCGGTATCGAGCAGACGGTGAAGGTTCTGGCACTTGACTCCGACGCGATCACCACGATCGTCCAGGCGGGCTCGGGCGTCAGCCCCTCCCAGGTCGATCAGCGCTCCAACGCCCTCACGGTCGACGACGTCTACTCCATCATCTACACCTCCGGCACCACGGGCCGCCCCAAGGGCGTCGAGCTCACCCACCGCAACGCCGTCGGCATCCCCTACCACGGGGTGCGCTACCTTCCCGGCGTCCTGTGGGGCGGCAACGTACGCCTCCTGCTGTTCCTGCCGCTGGCCCACGTCTACGCCCGCTGCCTCCAGCTGCTGTCCCTGGCCGGCGAGGGCGTGCTGGGACACACCCCCGACGCCAAGACCCTCCTGCCCGACCTGCAGTCCTTCGCCCCCTCCTACATCCTGGCCGTCCCACGCGTGCTGGAGAAGATCTACAACGCCGCCGACGCCAAGGCCGGCAGCGGCGCCAAGCTCAAGCTGTTCCGTTGGGCGGCCAAGGTCGCCATCGCCCACTCCCGCGCACTGGACACCCCTCAGGGCCCCTCCCGCAGCCTCCGTCGGGCGCGCGCCGTGGCCGACCGTCTCGTCTTCCGCAAGATCCGGGGACTCATGGGGCCCAACGCCCGCTTCATCATCTCCGGCGGAGGGCCGCTGGGGCAGCGTCTGGGACACTTCTACCGTGGCCTGGGCCTGGTCGTCCTGGAGGGCTACGGCCTGACCGAGACCATCGGCCCGGTCAGCGTCAACACCGACTGGCTCAACAAGATCGGCACCGTCGGCCCGCCCGCCTGCGGCAACGAGATCCGCATCGGTGAGGATGACGAGATCCAGGTCCGCGGCCTGGGTGTCTTCTCCGCGTATCACAACAACTCCGAGGCCACTGCCGAGGCCTTCACCGCCGACGGCTGGTTCCGTACCGGCGATATCGGCGCCCTCGATGACGACGGCTACCTGCGCATCACTGGACGCAAGAAGGAGCTCATCGTCACCGCCGGTGGCAAGAACGTCGCCCCCACCCAGCTCGAGGACCGTCTGCGCGGCCACCCGCTCATCAGCCAGGTGCTCGTCATCGGGGACGGGGAGCCCTTCATCTCCGCACTCATCACGCTGGACAAGGAGATGCTCCCCCAGTGGCTGCGCAACCACGGGCTGGCGGCCATGGACGTCGTCGAGGCCTCCTCCCACCCGCAGGTGCTCGCAGCCCTGGACCGGGCCGTGGCGCGTACGAACCGCGCGGTCTCCCGGGCCGAGTCGATCCGTACCTTCCGGGTGCTGGCCACCGACTTCACCGAGGCCAACGGACTGCTCACCCCGTCATTGAAGGTCAAGCGCGGCCCGGTCATGGAGGCCCACGCCGACGTCATCGCGGACATCTACAGCTCCACGCGCAAAGGACCGCGGGAGTAA
- a CDS encoding LacI family DNA-binding transcriptional regulator: MAATRADVARAAGVSPSTVTYVLTGQRSTRSSTRQRVMRAVRELDYHPNTAARSLASPVLRTVGVLFRRQRSTIDANDLDYVDGVRRALAPSGIQVVIPVMTSSTPLIELRSLVRSGALGGVVLMDLADGDEREAMLLEEKITTVLIGSSDRAGGAPGIDTDFAQMAHAGVEHLAGLGHRRIVALMRETTDDDAHARQDQAHELLRAADDLGVDVLVRQVPEAALAGAGIVGADGLIEGCSAVLSNNPAAVVGLSCAAQAHGLSVPADLSVLTLGITQDSGRQGEAFSELSVDREAMGAEAGSLLLARLRGEPDPAQHLRLMPAVLTDRGSTARRRADGMDTGQPLRQRTEGVNMPGRV, encoded by the coding sequence ATGGCGGCGACCCGCGCTGACGTAGCTCGGGCGGCGGGTGTATCGCCCTCGACCGTCACCTACGTCCTGACCGGTCAGCGCTCGACGCGTTCGAGTACCCGGCAGCGGGTCATGCGGGCCGTGCGCGAGCTCGATTACCACCCCAACACCGCCGCCCGCTCACTGGCTTCGCCGGTGCTGCGCACCGTGGGGGTCCTGTTCCGGCGCCAGCGCTCCACCATCGACGCCAATGACCTCGACTACGTCGATGGTGTGCGCCGGGCTCTGGCTCCCAGCGGAATCCAGGTCGTCATCCCGGTCATGACCTCCTCCACGCCGTTGATCGAGCTGCGCTCGCTCGTGCGCTCCGGCGCCCTGGGTGGGGTGGTTCTCATGGACCTGGCCGACGGCGATGAGCGCGAGGCGATGCTTCTGGAGGAGAAGATCACCACCGTCCTTATCGGTTCCTCCGATCGAGCCGGCGGAGCGCCGGGCATTGACACGGACTTCGCTCAGATGGCGCACGCCGGCGTGGAGCACCTGGCCGGTCTCGGGCACCGTCGCATCGTCGCGCTCATGCGGGAGACCACCGACGACGACGCTCACGCCCGCCAGGACCAGGCCCATGAGCTCCTGCGCGCAGCGGATGATCTGGGAGTGGATGTCCTGGTGCGCCAGGTGCCGGAGGCGGCGCTGGCCGGCGCCGGCATCGTGGGAGCCGACGGCCTCATCGAGGGGTGCAGTGCCGTCCTGTCCAACAATCCCGCCGCTGTGGTGGGACTGTCCTGCGCGGCGCAGGCCCACGGGCTGTCCGTCCCTGCGGACCTGTCCGTGCTCACCCTCGGGATCACCCAGGACAGCGGCCGCCAGGGGGAGGCCTTCAGCGAGCTCAGTGTGGACCGTGAGGCCATGGGGGCTGAGGCTGGCTCGCTCCTGCTGGCCCGCCTTCGGGGAGAACCGGACCCGGCCCAGCACCTTAGGCTCATGCCCGCCGTGCTCACCGACCGCGGCTCAACGGCGCGCCGCCGAGCTGATGGCATGGATACGGGGCAGCCTCTTCGGCAGAGAACCGAAGGCGTGAACATGCCCGGCAGGGTCTAG
- a CDS encoding carbohydrate ABC transporter permease, with amino-acid sequence MSTSTAAPVRKTKRDWGSLFSTVGIVLIVIYCLAPFYWMLVSSLRPDSEIFENSWWPRHPSFENYKAVFSEKNDFANGLINSLVVSIIVTIVALAVATFTAYALARLDFRGKGLLMLLIIATSMFPLVAIIVPLLKNFAAWGWTDTYQAMIVPDLSFSLPLAVWNLTSFFRQMPQELEQSAMVDGCTPGQAFRKVILPLAAPGIFTTAIIIFIGAWNEFLVAVTMIINPSMQPATVLLSKFTGDSQFNTPFGSQMAAGVIMTLPLVIMVLLFQRRIVAGLAAGGLKQ; translated from the coding sequence ATGAGCACCTCCACCGCCGCACCCGTCCGCAAGACCAAGAGGGACTGGGGAAGCCTCTTCTCCACCGTCGGAATCGTCCTCATCGTCATCTACTGCCTGGCGCCCTTCTACTGGATGCTGGTCTCCTCGCTGCGCCCCGACAGTGAGATCTTCGAGAACAGCTGGTGGCCCCGCCACCCCTCCTTCGAGAACTACAAGGCGGTCTTCTCCGAGAAGAACGACTTCGCCAACGGCCTCATCAACTCCCTGGTCGTCTCGATCATCGTGACGATCGTGGCGCTGGCCGTGGCGACTTTCACCGCCTACGCCTTGGCGCGCCTCGACTTCCGGGGCAAGGGTCTGCTGATGCTCCTCATCATCGCCACCTCGATGTTCCCGCTCGTGGCCATCATCGTGCCGCTGCTGAAGAACTTCGCCGCCTGGGGGTGGACGGACACCTACCAGGCGATGATCGTCCCGGACCTGTCCTTCTCGCTGCCGCTGGCTGTGTGGAACCTGACGAGCTTCTTCCGGCAGATGCCCCAGGAGCTCGAGCAGTCCGCCATGGTCGATGGATGCACCCCCGGCCAGGCCTTCCGCAAGGTGATCCTCCCGCTGGCCGCGCCGGGAATCTTCACCACCGCCATCATCATCTTCATCGGCGCCTGGAACGAGTTCCTCGTGGCCGTCACAATGATCATCAACCCCTCCATGCAGCCGGCCACGGTGCTGCTGTCGAAGTTCACCGGGGACTCTCAGTTCAACACGCCCTTCGGCTCACAGATGGCGGCCGGAGTCATCATGACGCTGCCGTTGGTCATCATGGTGCTGCTCTTCCAGCGTCGGATCGTGGCCGGACTGGCCGCAGGAGGCCTCAAGCAGTAG
- a CDS encoding ABC transporter substrate-binding protein, whose product MTPLPRRQFIQGSALAAALASVGACSTSRGDDDGPVTFEGTGPITWVQGKDNSAGKVQARIDEWNKANPGEEVKLIELSAEADQQRTALVNAARINSNAYDVVSLDNVWVSEFAANRWVVELPQDELKNDDILEPVWKTGVYKDKLFAVPFVTDAPVMFYRKDFLAKAGVAVPKTWDEVKAAIDKVRALPEHKDIGGFGGQFAKYEGLTCCASEFIHTAGGRFYNDDAQVILDSTESVTGLQWLIDGFAKGYIPKESLEWKEEDGRNAFEAGDLLFYRQWPYQYANNKESLGPDKFDVAALPSIDGKPFVPTLGGHNCAITKGSKNKATALKFVKWWINEESQRYQLKTQTLAPILGSLYEDPELLKEFPYLPILKKSLENAKSRPQAVYYGDVTAKIQDNIYPAIQQPGSRSAKDVIAALSNDLKKLEG is encoded by the coding sequence ATGACACCCCTACCCCGTCGTCAGTTCATCCAGGGCTCGGCCCTGGCTGCGGCGCTGGCCTCCGTCGGGGCCTGCTCCACCTCTCGCGGAGACGACGACGGTCCCGTCACCTTTGAAGGCACCGGACCAATCACCTGGGTCCAGGGCAAGGACAACTCGGCCGGCAAGGTGCAGGCCAGGATCGATGAGTGGAACAAGGCCAACCCCGGTGAGGAGGTCAAGCTCATTGAGCTCTCCGCCGAGGCCGACCAGCAGCGCACCGCCCTCGTCAACGCCGCCAGAATCAACTCCAACGCCTACGACGTCGTCTCCCTGGACAACGTCTGGGTCTCCGAGTTCGCCGCCAACCGGTGGGTGGTCGAGCTGCCTCAGGACGAGCTCAAGAACGACGACATCCTCGAACCCGTGTGGAAGACGGGCGTGTACAAGGACAAGCTCTTCGCGGTTCCCTTCGTCACTGATGCGCCGGTGATGTTCTACCGCAAGGACTTCCTGGCGAAGGCCGGTGTGGCGGTCCCCAAGACCTGGGATGAGGTCAAGGCCGCCATCGACAAGGTTCGGGCCCTGCCCGAGCACAAGGACATCGGTGGGTTCGGCGGTCAGTTCGCCAAGTATGAGGGCCTGACCTGCTGCGCCTCGGAGTTCATCCACACCGCCGGCGGTCGCTTCTATAACGACGACGCCCAGGTCATCCTTGACTCCACCGAGTCGGTCACCGGTCTGCAGTGGCTCATCGACGGCTTCGCCAAGGGCTACATCCCCAAGGAGTCCCTGGAGTGGAAGGAGGAGGACGGACGTAACGCCTTCGAGGCGGGCGACCTCCTGTTCTACCGTCAGTGGCCCTACCAGTACGCCAACAACAAGGAGTCCCTGGGGCCGGACAAGTTCGACGTCGCCGCCCTGCCGAGCATCGACGGCAAGCCATTCGTGCCGACCCTGGGTGGACACAACTGCGCCATCACCAAGGGTTCCAAGAACAAGGCAACTGCCTTGAAGTTCGTCAAGTGGTGGATCAACGAGGAGTCCCAGCGCTACCAGCTCAAGACCCAGACGCTCGCCCCGATCCTCGGATCCCTCTATGAGGATCCGGAGCTTCTCAAGGAGTTCCCCTACCTGCCGATCCTCAAGAAGAGCCTCGAGAACGCCAAGAGCCGTCCTCAGGCCGTCTACTACGGCGACGTCACCGCGAAGATCCAGGACAACATCTATCCCGCGATCCAGCAGCCGGGGAGCCGGTCCGCCAAGGACGTCATCGCTGCCCTGAGCAACGACCTGAAGAAGCTGGAGGGGTAA
- a CDS encoding carbohydrate ABC transporter permease, with protein MSTTTHSEQVVNHQSKSSKAQARLAWLLISPTVLVLTIVILIPIAQSLYQSLFGRPRLEDDGFFSTTEPFVGLKNYTDIFSSAGERFWVAFYNTTLFGVVTVVLETILGVAMALIMHKAMKGRGIVRASILVPWAIPTAVSAILWGWIFNQNGVANAILGQHVMWASGDLSAKMAIIIADVWKTAPYIGLLTLAGLQLIPDEVYEAAKIDGASAWKRFTSITLPLVKPALVVAVVFRALDALRMFDLPYILIGPRKGSVETLSMLVQDESSNSRYGSAAAYALILFLYVFVFAVAFLKITNTDLSGNDEARRKRNERKLPVSAFFKRSGSSTPASQTATERSQQA; from the coding sequence ATGAGTACAACGACGCACTCCGAGCAAGTCGTCAATCACCAGTCCAAGAGCTCCAAGGCCCAGGCCCGTCTGGCCTGGCTGCTCATCTCGCCCACGGTACTGGTGCTGACGATCGTCATTCTCATCCCCATCGCGCAGTCCCTCTACCAGTCGCTCTTCGGGCGGCCCCGTTTGGAGGACGACGGCTTCTTCTCCACCACTGAGCCCTTCGTGGGGCTGAAGAACTACACCGACATCTTCTCCAGCGCCGGTGAACGGTTCTGGGTGGCCTTCTACAACACGACCCTCTTCGGCGTGGTTACCGTGGTCCTGGAGACCATCCTGGGTGTGGCCATGGCTCTCATCATGCACAAGGCGATGAAGGGGCGCGGTATCGTGCGCGCCTCCATCCTCGTGCCCTGGGCGATCCCGACCGCTGTCTCCGCCATCCTGTGGGGCTGGATCTTCAACCAGAACGGTGTGGCCAACGCGATCCTGGGCCAGCACGTCATGTGGGCCTCGGGGGACCTGAGCGCCAAGATGGCCATCATCATCGCCGACGTGTGGAAGACGGCGCCCTACATCGGGCTCCTCACTCTGGCTGGGCTTCAGCTCATTCCCGATGAGGTCTACGAGGCCGCCAAGATCGACGGTGCCAGCGCCTGGAAGCGCTTCACCTCCATCACCCTGCCGCTGGTCAAGCCCGCGCTCGTCGTGGCCGTGGTCTTCCGAGCACTGGACGCCCTGCGGATGTTCGACCTGCCCTACATCCTCATCGGTCCCAGGAAGGGCAGTGTGGAAACCCTCTCCATGCTGGTCCAGGACGAGAGCTCCAACTCCCGCTACGGCAGCGCAGCGGCCTACGCCCTCATCCTGTTCCTCTACGTCTTCGTCTTCGCCGTCGCGTTCTTGAAGATCACCAACACCGACCTCAGTGGTAACGATGAGGCCCGACGCAAGCGCAATGAGCGCAAGCTGCCGGTCAGTGCCTTCTTCAAGCGCTCCGGCTCCTCCACCCCGGCCTCCCAGACGGCTACTGAAAGGAGCCAGCAGGCATGA
- a CDS encoding glycoside hydrolase family 13 protein: MTSTSARPQGLLPRTDTDAWWRDAVIYQIYPRSFADANGDGIGDIQGIREHVDHLAALGVDAVWLSPFYPSPQVDAGYDVSDYFDLAPEYGSLKDLDALVADLHEAGIRVIIDLVPNHSSDQHAWFRAALDAGPGSPERDRYIFRHSDDGPPNNWGSLFGGPAWQPVEPLTGRSEDRGWCYLHLFAAEQPDFNWSNEDVHEHFRAFLRFWVERGIDGFRVDVAHGLVKAEGLPDDDLGPDRWNVADSRDGDTAREKLPDVGPAFNQPGVHDIYREWRRVLDEVGTDILLVAEAWVPTEADAALYVRADEMSQAFNFPFLTTGWDADGLRRVIDVSLSEYGAVGAPSTWVLSNHDVVRHASRLAYPADMDTDPGIGPKDPQPDTALGLARARAATLFMLGLPGSAYLYQGEELGLPEHTTMEDEARQDPLWERTNHLVPGRDGCRVPLPWTRDGASYGYNATGRTWLPQPEGWGEYSPQVQEEREDSTLALYRRAIALRRELRLGRGSVEWLDSEPGVLLLRNGTTGIVLNTTEHPVVIEGCGKPLIASWRRTDPDGADSVDATDAADAFVVPPNGACWLDTSAGETDGGDPR, translated from the coding sequence ATGACCTCGACCAGCGCTCGTCCGCAGGGCCTCCTGCCGCGCACCGACACCGACGCCTGGTGGCGCGATGCCGTCATCTACCAGATCTACCCCCGCTCCTTCGCCGACGCCAACGGCGACGGCATCGGCGATATCCAGGGAATCAGGGAGCACGTCGACCACCTGGCCGCACTCGGGGTGGACGCCGTGTGGCTCTCGCCCTTCTACCCCTCGCCCCAGGTGGATGCCGGCTACGACGTCTCCGACTACTTCGACCTGGCCCCCGAGTACGGGTCCCTGAAGGACCTCGACGCGCTCGTCGCCGACCTCCACGAGGCCGGCATCCGCGTCATCATCGACCTGGTCCCCAACCACTCCTCCGACCAGCACGCCTGGTTCCGCGCCGCCCTGGATGCGGGCCCGGGGTCCCCCGAACGTGACCGCTACATCTTCCGCCACAGCGATGACGGCCCCCCGAACAACTGGGGCTCCCTCTTCGGCGGGCCGGCCTGGCAGCCGGTGGAGCCGCTCACCGGCCGCAGCGAGGACCGGGGCTGGTGCTACCTCCACCTGTTCGCAGCCGAGCAACCCGACTTCAACTGGTCCAACGAGGACGTCCACGAGCACTTCCGCGCCTTCCTGCGCTTCTGGGTGGAGCGCGGTATCGACGGGTTCCGTGTGGACGTCGCGCACGGCCTGGTCAAGGCCGAGGGACTGCCCGACGACGACCTTGGCCCGGACCGGTGGAACGTCGCCGACTCCCGGGACGGGGACACGGCCCGAGAGAAGCTGCCCGACGTCGGGCCGGCCTTCAACCAGCCCGGGGTCCACGACATCTACCGCGAGTGGCGCCGTGTCCTGGACGAGGTCGGCACGGACATCCTCCTGGTCGCCGAGGCCTGGGTGCCCACGGAGGCCGACGCCGCCCTCTACGTGCGCGCCGACGAGATGAGCCAGGCCTTCAACTTCCCCTTCCTGACCACAGGATGGGACGCCGACGGGCTGCGCCGCGTCATCGACGTCTCCCTGAGCGAGTACGGCGCCGTCGGAGCCCCTTCCACCTGGGTGCTGTCCAACCACGACGTCGTGCGCCACGCCTCCCGCCTGGCCTACCCCGCCGACATGGACACCGATCCCGGGATCGGCCCCAAGGATCCCCAGCCCGACACCGCGCTCGGCCTGGCCCGGGCGCGCGCCGCCACCCTGTTCATGCTGGGGCTGCCCGGCAGCGCCTACCTCTACCAGGGCGAGGAGCTGGGGCTGCCCGAGCACACCACCATGGAGGACGAGGCCCGACAGGACCCTCTGTGGGAGCGCACCAACCACCTCGTACCGGGGCGCGACGGCTGTCGGGTCCCCCTGCCCTGGACTCGAGACGGGGCCTCCTACGGCTACAACGCCACCGGCCGTACCTGGCTGCCCCAACCCGAGGGCTGGGGCGAGTACTCGCCCCAGGTCCAGGAGGAGCGCGAGGACTCCACCCTCGCTCTGTACCGGCGGGCCATCGCCCTGCGCCGCGAGCTCCGACTCGGGCGCGGGTCAGTGGAGTGGCTGGACAGTGAGCCCGGGGTCCTGCTTCTGCGCAACGGCACCACCGGGATCGTCCTCAACACTACTGAGCACCCGGTGGTGATCGAGGGATGTGGCAAGCCCCTCATCGCCTCCTGGCGCCGGACTGACCCGGACGGGGCGGATTCAGTGGATGCGACGGACGCAGCGGATGCCTTCGTCGTACCGCCCAACGGTGCCTGCTGGCTGGATACGTCCGCTGGAGAAACCGATGGCGGCGACCCGCGCTGA